The proteins below are encoded in one region of Myxococcus guangdongensis:
- a CDS encoding DEAD/DEAH box helicase, translating to MATLIPALSQCLPRMQSGEKRVARRLEEKLEDDYLLWYDVAIGQTGHHPDFIVLNPRRGILVLEVKDWKRDTIHRIDKNRVTLITGDGPKEVANPFEQARLYAQDIVSLLQKDASLALPEGPHRGRLAVPWSYGVVFSNLTRAQFDEAQLHEVIPAQRVLCKDEITESVDPEAFQQRLWGMFPWVPSRPLTLPQIDRIRWHIFPELRIGGAQLGLFEEPDAAAALPDLIRIMDLQQEQLARSLGEGHRVIHGVAGSGKTMILGYRCLQLAKVLRRPILVLCYNRALTDWLEAYLAARGISRQQVNVSTFHAWCREQLKTFHVGLPREGTSDYFEQLIQRVILAADRGLIPRGQYGAVLIDEGHDFQPEWLKLVAQMVAPETNSLLVLYDDAQSIYRRGRFSFRSVGIHAQGRTTILRLNYRNTSEILQFAYHYAKDVLTPEDADEDGVPLLLPQSAGRHGPPPQVIALPNLSVELRYISGHLQQLRSEGLRWSDMAVLYRTVDVGAAAIHQLRQSGIPSQWVGTRAPQSPLRPTEDSVKVITFHSSKGLEFPVIAIPGVGRPSRRPTDAKEEARLLYVAMTRAVDRLVLTGTPDALRVTLPSHRLSP from the coding sequence ATGGCGACCCTCATCCCCGCGCTGAGCCAGTGCCTCCCTCGGATGCAGTCCGGCGAGAAGCGCGTCGCCCGACGACTCGAAGAGAAGCTCGAGGATGACTACCTCCTCTGGTACGACGTCGCCATTGGACAGACGGGGCACCACCCCGACTTCATCGTCCTGAACCCCCGCCGAGGCATCCTCGTCCTCGAGGTGAAGGATTGGAAGCGCGACACAATCCATCGCATCGACAAGAACCGTGTCACCCTCATCACCGGTGACGGCCCGAAGGAAGTCGCCAACCCCTTCGAGCAGGCGCGGCTCTACGCTCAGGACATCGTGAGCCTGCTTCAAAAGGATGCCTCCCTCGCTCTACCCGAGGGCCCTCACCGAGGCCGGCTGGCCGTCCCTTGGAGCTACGGCGTCGTCTTCTCCAATCTGACCCGGGCACAGTTCGACGAAGCACAACTCCATGAAGTGATTCCAGCACAGCGGGTCCTCTGCAAGGACGAGATCACCGAAAGCGTCGACCCCGAGGCCTTTCAGCAGCGGCTCTGGGGGATGTTCCCGTGGGTCCCCTCACGCCCGCTGACGCTCCCACAGATAGACCGCATTCGATGGCACATCTTCCCGGAGCTCCGCATCGGAGGAGCGCAGCTCGGTCTCTTCGAGGAGCCGGACGCCGCAGCGGCGCTGCCCGACCTCATCCGCATCATGGACCTCCAGCAGGAGCAACTCGCTCGCAGTCTGGGTGAGGGGCACCGCGTCATCCATGGCGTCGCGGGCTCCGGCAAGACGATGATCCTGGGCTACCGCTGCTTGCAGCTCGCGAAGGTCCTGCGACGGCCCATCCTCGTGCTGTGTTACAACCGCGCCCTGACCGACTGGTTGGAAGCCTATCTCGCCGCGCGAGGCATCTCACGCCAGCAGGTGAACGTCAGCACCTTCCACGCCTGGTGCCGCGAACAGCTCAAGACGTTCCACGTGGGACTGCCACGCGAGGGAACCTCCGACTACTTCGAGCAGCTCATCCAGCGCGTCATCCTCGCTGCCGACCGGGGCCTCATCCCTCGTGGACAGTACGGAGCAGTGCTGATTGACGAAGGGCACGACTTCCAGCCCGAGTGGCTCAAGCTCGTGGCCCAGATGGTCGCCCCGGAGACCAACTCGCTCCTCGTGCTCTACGACGATGCCCAGTCCATCTACCGGCGCGGGCGATTCAGCTTCCGCAGCGTCGGCATCCATGCCCAGGGAAGGACCACCATCCTTCGCCTGAACTACCGGAACACCTCCGAAATCCTCCAGTTCGCATATCACTACGCCAAGGACGTGCTGACGCCGGAGGATGCGGATGAAGACGGGGTTCCACTCCTCCTGCCGCAGAGCGCGGGCCGACATGGGCCACCACCGCAAGTCATTGCATTGCCCAACTTGAGCGTCGAGCTGCGCTACATCTCAGGGCACCTGCAGCAGCTCCGCTCGGAAGGCCTTCGCTGGAGTGACATGGCGGTGCTCTACCGCACCGTCGATGTGGGAGCCGCGGCCATCCACCAACTGCGGCAGTCGGGCATCCCATCCCAGTGGGTGGGTACTCGCGCACCTCAATCCCCGCTGAGGCCCACGGAAGACAGCGTCAAGGTCATCACCTTCCATTCCAGCAAGGGCTTGGAATTCCCAGTCATCGCGATCCCCGGGGTCGGGCGGCCCTCTCGGCGTCCGACCGACGCAAAAGAGGAGGCCCGCCTCCTTTATGTCGCCATGACGCGAGCCGTGGACCGACTGGTGCTCACGGGGACCCCCGATGCACTGCGCGTCACCCTGCCCTCCCACCGGCTCTCTCCGTAA
- a CDS encoding RNA polymerase sigma factor: protein MSLPTPTEEQELHQRVLKGESLAPKDVFTVFVDPITARLCRDPRQSKEQAWDAVIDVIYAYLAHPERYIPERSRLSTYLSEAAKKKLFDGYRSREARTRREREFGTVFELCARAPKESLEVTVEARLAVRRIDHARLPERDRVFIGLVLQGEGSTHVLARAMGLPPMPDKDRKREVKRNRDRLVKWLRRFGKEDRDDES from the coding sequence ATGAGTCTTCCAACACCAACGGAGGAGCAGGAGCTTCACCAGCGCGTCCTGAAGGGTGAGTCATTGGCACCCAAGGACGTCTTCACGGTCTTCGTTGACCCAATCACTGCACGTTTGTGCAGAGACCCGAGACAGTCCAAGGAACAGGCGTGGGACGCGGTCATCGATGTCATCTACGCCTACCTCGCGCATCCTGAACGGTACATCCCCGAAAGGAGTCGCCTGTCCACCTACCTGAGCGAGGCGGCCAAGAAGAAGCTCTTCGATGGCTACCGCTCCCGGGAAGCCCGCACTCGCCGGGAACGGGAATTCGGGACGGTTTTCGAACTTTGCGCGAGGGCACCGAAAGAAAGCCTGGAGGTCACCGTGGAAGCCAGGCTCGCCGTGAGACGAATCGACCATGCCAGATTGCCGGAGCGAGACCGGGTCTTCATCGGGCTGGTCCTCCAGGGAGAGGGCTCCACGCACGTCCTCGCCCGGGCAATGGGGCTGCCTCCCATGCCAGACAAGGACCGCAAGCGCGAGGTGAAGCGGAATCGAGACCGCCTCGTGAAGTGGTTGAGGCGCTTCGGAAAGGAGGACCGAGATGACGAATCCTGA
- a CDS encoding DUF6119 family protein codes for MATKKAPSRKRVRHLTALLIKSEFKSPKDCIKDPASVTQMEVKRGLGFTGEFYVQSKRARSAAWMGFVAQMLEGRLPEPKNDNICAVLFVRVQKRWLVFTQGHGRNLLKVDCFERDFGIKVVLNSVDPKQLRSVDVRSVESLTTQTRKQLSRNSPMTAFALNLHQDIPRVIAGKPIDEEFAKLIAGSDSLSLSAKLEVEDLGAKCEALLTAYQSIAYREHFPWFDQLRAVRDPSVIASLSTTLLETIRSKNYDDLHLAPPDIIDWHESWGFSFSTEAEPAPRHELQMEEYLRTVDEDELSFEKLKRDVVRLHDTRSEVPLSKWSVFDTLVFETELEGKVYVLSGGDWFQVDKKFADGVKAKLGRIPASKLVLPSAGSEQHEDDYNSQVAKTSKNYALMDRRNVFVDGSKTRIEVCDLFTKDCQFVHVKRKTRSATLSHLFAQGVVSADSFWMDPEYRSHTRNQIVKGRPALGALIPDTRPDPSKYEVVFAIITKRKSNWPHSLPFFSQLNLTYAHDRLMRMGYRVSLLRVDER; via the coding sequence ATGGCCACGAAGAAGGCTCCGTCGCGAAAGCGCGTCAGACATCTGACCGCTTTGTTGATCAAGAGCGAGTTCAAAAGTCCCAAGGACTGCATCAAGGATCCTGCCTCCGTGACTCAGATGGAGGTGAAGCGCGGTCTGGGTTTCACAGGTGAGTTCTACGTGCAGTCCAAACGGGCCAGGTCCGCTGCCTGGATGGGCTTCGTGGCGCAGATGCTGGAGGGGCGCCTTCCGGAGCCGAAGAACGACAACATCTGTGCGGTCCTCTTCGTTCGTGTCCAGAAGCGGTGGTTGGTCTTCACTCAGGGGCACGGCAGGAACCTGCTGAAGGTCGACTGCTTCGAGCGGGACTTCGGCATCAAGGTGGTGCTGAACTCGGTGGATCCGAAGCAGCTCCGGAGCGTCGATGTGAGGAGCGTCGAGAGCCTGACGACACAGACGCGGAAGCAGCTGAGTCGGAACTCACCGATGACGGCGTTCGCGCTGAACCTGCATCAGGACATCCCTCGGGTCATCGCGGGGAAGCCCATCGACGAGGAGTTCGCGAAGTTGATCGCGGGCTCGGACTCCTTGTCGCTGAGCGCCAAGCTGGAGGTCGAAGACCTGGGGGCGAAGTGCGAGGCGCTGCTGACGGCCTACCAGAGCATCGCGTACCGGGAGCATTTCCCCTGGTTCGACCAGCTGAGGGCCGTGCGCGACCCGTCAGTGATCGCGAGTCTCTCCACGACGCTGCTCGAGACGATCCGCTCCAAGAACTACGACGACCTGCATCTGGCCCCTCCCGACATCATCGATTGGCACGAATCGTGGGGGTTCTCCTTCTCCACGGAGGCTGAGCCGGCGCCGCGCCATGAGTTGCAGATGGAGGAGTATCTCCGCACGGTGGACGAGGACGAACTCTCGTTCGAGAAGCTCAAGCGGGACGTGGTGCGGCTCCACGATACGCGCTCGGAGGTCCCGCTCTCGAAATGGAGCGTGTTCGACACCCTCGTCTTCGAGACGGAGCTGGAGGGGAAGGTCTACGTCCTCTCCGGAGGAGACTGGTTCCAGGTCGACAAGAAGTTCGCGGATGGAGTGAAGGCGAAGTTGGGGCGGATTCCCGCTTCGAAGCTCGTGCTCCCTTCGGCGGGGAGCGAGCAGCACGAGGACGACTACAACAGCCAGGTGGCGAAGACCTCGAAGAACTATGCGCTGATGGACCGGCGAAACGTCTTCGTGGATGGGAGCAAGACCCGAATCGAAGTGTGCGACCTGTTCACGAAGGATTGCCAGTTCGTCCACGTGAAGAGGAAGACGCGCTCCGCGACGCTGAGCCACCTCTTCGCGCAGGGTGTTGTCTCCGCCGACTCGTTCTGGATGGACCCGGAGTACCGGAGTCACACCCGGAATCAGATCGTGAAGGGGCGGCCCGCGCTGGGGGCGCTCATCCCGGACACGAGGCCTGACCCCTCGAAATATGAGGTGGTGTTCGCCATCATCACCAAGCGCAAGTCGAACTGGCCCCACTCCCTGCCGTTCTTCAGCCAGCTCAACTTGACCTATGCCCATGACCGGTTGATGCGGATGGGCTACCGGGTCTCGCTCTTGAGAGTCGATGAACGGTGA
- a CDS encoding GNAT family N-acyltransferase: protein MTSMHCRVATTQRELDDALRIRWAVFGGELRLLGGKPSPTRRELSCFDTLETTVHLVVYADRTPVATLRMLLTNPEVALATGGRLGVEMEQKLDLSSLVGPGRVIAETARFCVLEQWRHTEAVAHLQAGIYAESRRRGVTHWVAAANMDTDSHEDARWIACVAEHRGWVSPRWRVRSTVPHESPAIPRSPFYTPTERERAGQGLLAGLRMPRAPSLFARKMGARFVGQPLYDASFHRFTLPLVAALDEIPSSTLERFRALDGVFRRAG from the coding sequence ATGACGTCCATGCACTGCCGAGTCGCCACCACCCAGCGCGAGTTGGATGACGCGCTGCGGATCCGCTGGGCTGTTTTCGGAGGGGAGCTGCGGTTGCTGGGCGGCAAGCCGTCACCGACGCGGCGCGAGCTGAGCTGCTTCGACACGCTCGAGACGACGGTGCACCTGGTGGTCTACGCGGACCGGACGCCGGTGGCGACGCTGCGGATGTTGTTGACGAATCCGGAGGTTGCGCTGGCGACGGGAGGGCGACTCGGGGTGGAGATGGAGCAGAAGCTGGACCTGTCGAGCCTGGTGGGGCCCGGGCGGGTCATCGCGGAGACGGCGCGCTTCTGCGTGCTCGAGCAGTGGAGGCACACGGAGGCGGTGGCGCATCTGCAGGCGGGCATCTACGCGGAGAGCCGGCGGCGCGGTGTGACGCACTGGGTTGCAGCGGCCAACATGGACACGGACTCACACGAGGACGCGCGGTGGATTGCGTGTGTGGCGGAGCACCGGGGCTGGGTGAGCCCGCGTTGGCGGGTGAGGTCGACGGTGCCTCATGAGTCGCCTGCGATCCCCAGGAGCCCGTTCTACACTCCAACGGAGCGCGAGCGGGCAGGGCAAGGCTTGTTGGCGGGATTGAGGATGCCCCGGGCGCCGTCGCTGTTCGCCAGGAAGATGGGCGCGCGGTTCGTGGGGCAGCCGCTTTATGACGCGAGCTTCCACCGGTTCACGCTGCCGCTCGTGGCCGCGCTCGATGAGATTCCCTCGAGCACGTTGGAGCGCTTCCGCGCGTTGGACGGTGTGTTTCGTCGCGCTGGTTAG
- a CDS encoding amidohydrolase family protein: protein MRTSPRLLLAALAALMLSHVGCSSDDDSGCEDPKTCLAPSCGNGVKETGEACDDGNRINGDGCESDCTLTPGAPVCGNGVREGTEACDDGNTVSGDGCEADCTPTPTKADCGNGKLEGAEVCDDGNTTSGDGCEADCTLTQTRCAAADAPPLADGATCAVTKAGNGARLFTGVVLKDGETLVGGQVLVNTSGVITCAQCDCSAAEGAADATQISCPSGVISPGLINPHEHLTYPDKPHAGTEERYEHRNEWRTGANRHTRISNGGSKSSADVVGYAELRHVMAGTTSIAGAGGASGFLRNLDQNPVARQEGLDEGVADSDTFPLGDSNGRIVTTGCTDYSTRPTAAGLSKLAAYLPHVAEGISAGAHNEFTCLSTGANDVMLGRTALIHGIGLTAREIELMASRGTGLIWSPRSNIALYGDTAMVTTHKRLGVSISLGTDWLQSGSMNILRELKCADSLNTHQFARAFSDEQLWRMVTSNASEAVDVYEKVGRIAPGKMGDLAIFQLKDFKASPHRAVVAAEPTNVVLTMRGGKALYGDQALVAALKGAAETCDAVDVCGTAKSACVQSEAGKNLAALQAANPTAYPLFACGVPEAEPSCTPQRISNNTAWPASVNNSTVYSGVSEAGDIDGDGVQDAADNCRDVFNPIRPMDNGKQLDSDGDGVGDACDPCPLSADNSVCTTYTVGDDDHDGLPTWLDNCPFVANPDQTDTDGDGKGDACDACPIANPGATACPVTIHDLKTPVNGALPFAGELVSLTDVIVTGVVKGTASSSGYWVQVHPVPSGKSVEYSGLFVYGPKGDLAVGDRLDISKGALTIFNGLPELIDVTYSRRSTGNTPPAPVVVSAADVRTGGPRAVALEGVLLELREVTVTEGVNSFKEFRVNESGNASQPSLMVDDQAFDYADPAVGTPYFSLRGLLTFNFNDHKLVPRGAGDMLGTPPTLTAFGPGGFVRAGESGAQSAFPQVLTVTLSTTYSVPVEVAVTSSNPAALVVPGGKVSIPAGQTSAEVKLEPLAQAQNVTLTATLGTVSLQSSLRVLGATEQAQVTSLSPATVSLVPGGTVTLTVALDRPAPANATIALSVDPMTGFGVLDPANGVLTVAKNATQATFTFTADEAAEVASGTVTAQVGASSASTAVTLDQAAPRLVSLLPSTPVVVRFGETQEYRVVLSSAPAQDLEVALVATPAAGVTHFGTVPASVTVRAGTTDATFLFTADARGEGAGTVSASLQGITRTSDITVTPPAAALQALTPSTATVFFNATQAFTVTLDRAAPVGGALVEVALTPATGLGSLSSATVAIAAGQTSGQVVFTAGQTAGDVRLTATYGGQSLSAVVTVANRPAINHLVINEVDYDQIGTDTKEFVEIYNPTGGPVSLANTFLVFVNGAVNPPASYQKIDLAEVGTLGAGEYLVVGSAAVVGPLAGRPGVKTLQRGTSDFIQNGGNAANPSADAVALYDGVQDALIDSLSYEGAIMQATMAGSSKRFDMQEGTTSTAALADSNTIEGSLCRDANSTDTDDNGVDFKFTTTVTPGAANIITAAPAP from the coding sequence ATGCGAACGTCCCCACGCCTATTATTGGCCGCGCTTGCCGCGTTGATGCTGTCCCACGTTGGATGCTCGTCCGATGATGACTCGGGATGCGAGGATCCCAAGACCTGCCTCGCTCCTTCTTGTGGAAACGGAGTGAAGGAAACAGGAGAAGCCTGTGATGACGGCAATCGCATCAACGGTGATGGCTGTGAGTCCGACTGCACCCTGACGCCCGGTGCTCCCGTTTGTGGCAACGGTGTCCGCGAGGGGACCGAGGCCTGCGACGACGGCAACACGGTCTCCGGCGACGGCTGCGAAGCCGACTGCACCCCGACGCCGACGAAGGCCGACTGCGGCAACGGCAAGCTCGAGGGCGCCGAGGTCTGTGATGACGGCAACACGACCTCCGGTGACGGCTGCGAGGCCGACTGCACGCTGACCCAGACCCGCTGTGCGGCGGCGGACGCACCTCCGCTGGCGGACGGCGCGACGTGCGCGGTGACGAAGGCCGGCAACGGCGCGCGCCTGTTCACGGGCGTGGTCCTCAAGGACGGCGAGACGCTGGTCGGTGGCCAGGTCCTGGTGAACACCAGCGGTGTCATCACCTGCGCCCAGTGTGACTGCTCCGCCGCCGAGGGCGCCGCGGACGCCACCCAGATCTCCTGCCCCTCGGGTGTCATCTCCCCGGGCCTCATCAACCCGCACGAGCACCTCACCTACCCCGACAAGCCGCACGCGGGCACCGAGGAGCGCTACGAGCACCGCAATGAGTGGCGCACGGGCGCCAACCGCCACACGCGGATCTCCAACGGCGGCTCGAAGAGCAGCGCGGACGTGGTGGGCTACGCGGAGCTGCGCCATGTCATGGCGGGCACGACGTCCATCGCCGGCGCCGGTGGCGCCTCGGGCTTCCTGCGCAACCTGGACCAGAACCCCGTCGCTCGCCAGGAGGGCCTCGACGAGGGCGTCGCCGACTCGGACACCTTCCCCCTGGGCGACAGCAACGGCCGCATCGTGACCACGGGCTGCACGGACTACTCGACGCGCCCCACCGCCGCGGGCCTGTCGAAGCTGGCCGCCTACCTGCCGCACGTCGCGGAGGGCATCAGCGCCGGTGCCCACAACGAGTTCACCTGCCTCTCCACGGGCGCCAATGACGTGATGCTGGGACGCACCGCGCTCATCCACGGCATCGGCCTGACGGCGCGGGAGATCGAGCTGATGGCCTCGCGCGGCACGGGCCTCATCTGGTCCCCGCGCTCCAACATCGCGCTGTACGGCGACACCGCCATGGTGACGACGCACAAGCGCCTGGGCGTGAGCATCTCCCTGGGCACCGACTGGCTGCAGTCGGGCTCCATGAACATCCTGCGCGAGCTGAAGTGCGCGGACTCGCTCAACACCCACCAGTTCGCGCGCGCGTTCAGCGACGAGCAGCTGTGGCGCATGGTCACCTCCAACGCCTCCGAGGCGGTGGACGTCTACGAGAAGGTGGGCCGCATCGCGCCGGGCAAGATGGGCGACCTGGCCATCTTCCAGCTCAAGGACTTCAAGGCCTCGCCGCACCGCGCGGTCGTCGCCGCCGAGCCCACGAACGTGGTGCTGACGATGCGTGGAGGCAAGGCGCTCTACGGCGACCAGGCGCTGGTGGCGGCCCTGAAGGGCGCCGCGGAGACGTGTGACGCGGTGGACGTGTGCGGCACGGCCAAGTCGGCCTGTGTCCAGTCCGAGGCGGGCAAGAACCTGGCGGCGCTGCAAGCGGCCAACCCCACCGCCTACCCGCTGTTCGCCTGCGGTGTCCCGGAGGCGGAGCCCTCCTGCACGCCCCAGCGCATCTCCAACAACACCGCGTGGCCGGCGTCCGTGAACAACTCCACCGTCTACTCCGGCGTGAGCGAGGCGGGCGATATCGACGGTGACGGCGTGCAAGACGCGGCGGACAACTGCCGGGACGTTTTCAACCCGATCCGCCCGATGGACAATGGCAAGCAGCTCGACTCGGACGGTGACGGGGTGGGCGACGCGTGCGACCCGTGCCCCCTGTCGGCGGACAACAGCGTGTGCACGACCTACACGGTCGGCGACGATGACCACGACGGGCTGCCCACGTGGCTGGACAACTGCCCGTTCGTGGCCAACCCGGACCAGACGGACACGGATGGCGACGGAAAGGGTGACGCGTGCGACGCGTGCCCCATCGCGAACCCCGGCGCCACCGCGTGCCCGGTGACCATCCATGACCTGAAGACGCCGGTGAACGGCGCCCTGCCCTTCGCGGGTGAGCTGGTGTCCCTGACGGATGTCATCGTCACGGGCGTGGTGAAGGGCACCGCGAGCTCCAGCGGCTACTGGGTGCAGGTGCATCCGGTGCCGTCTGGCAAGAGCGTCGAGTACTCGGGCCTGTTCGTCTACGGCCCCAAGGGCGACCTCGCCGTGGGCGACCGCCTGGACATCAGCAAGGGCGCGCTGACCATCTTCAACGGCCTGCCCGAGCTGATCGACGTGACGTACAGCCGCCGCAGCACCGGCAACACGCCTCCCGCACCGGTCGTCGTGAGCGCGGCGGACGTGCGCACGGGCGGTCCTCGCGCGGTGGCGCTCGAAGGCGTGCTCCTCGAGCTGCGCGAAGTGACGGTCACCGAGGGCGTGAACAGCTTCAAGGAGTTCCGCGTGAACGAGAGCGGCAACGCCTCCCAGCCCTCGCTCATGGTGGACGACCAGGCGTTCGACTACGCGGACCCGGCGGTGGGCACCCCCTACTTCTCCCTGCGCGGCCTGCTGACCTTCAACTTCAACGACCACAAGCTCGTCCCCCGTGGGGCGGGTGACATGCTCGGCACGCCGCCGACGCTGACCGCCTTCGGGCCCGGTGGGTTCGTGCGTGCCGGCGAGTCGGGCGCGCAGAGCGCCTTCCCGCAGGTGCTCACGGTGACGCTGTCCACCACCTACTCGGTGCCCGTCGAAGTCGCGGTGACGTCGAGCAACCCGGCCGCCCTGGTGGTGCCGGGTGGGAAGGTCTCGATTCCCGCGGGACAGACCTCGGCGGAGGTGAAGCTGGAGCCGCTCGCCCAGGCGCAGAATGTCACGCTCACCGCCACCCTCGGCACGGTCTCGCTCCAGTCGTCCCTCCGGGTGCTGGGCGCGACGGAGCAGGCGCAGGTGACGTCCCTGTCTCCCGCGACGGTGAGCCTGGTGCCCGGCGGCACGGTGACGCTCACGGTGGCGCTGGACCGTCCGGCCCCAGCCAACGCGACCATCGCGCTGAGCGTGGACCCGATGACGGGCTTCGGCGTGCTCGACCCGGCGAACGGTGTCCTGACGGTGGCGAAGAACGCGACCCAGGCGACGTTCACCTTCACGGCCGACGAGGCCGCGGAGGTCGCCTCGGGCACGGTGACGGCGCAGGTCGGGGCCAGCAGCGCCAGCACGGCGGTGACGCTGGACCAGGCCGCGCCGCGACTCGTGTCGCTGCTGCCCTCCACGCCCGTGGTGGTGCGGTTCGGAGAGACGCAGGAGTACCGCGTCGTGCTGTCCTCCGCGCCGGCCCAGGACCTCGAGGTGGCGCTCGTGGCGACGCCGGCCGCGGGGGTCACCCACTTCGGCACGGTGCCCGCCTCCGTGACGGTGCGCGCGGGTACGACGGATGCCACGTTCCTCTTCACCGCGGATGCGCGGGGTGAGGGAGCGGGCACGGTGTCCGCGTCGCTGCAGGGAATCACGCGGACCTCGGACATCACGGTGACGCCGCCGGCCGCGGCGCTCCAGGCGCTGACGCCTTCGACGGCGACCGTGTTCTTCAACGCGACGCAGGCGTTCACGGTGACGCTGGACCGGGCCGCGCCAGTTGGGGGCGCTCTGGTGGAGGTGGCGCTGACGCCGGCCACGGGCCTGGGCTCGCTGTCCTCCGCGACGGTGGCCATCGCCGCGGGCCAGACGAGCGGTCAGGTGGTGTTCACCGCGGGCCAGACGGCCGGTGACGTCCGGCTGACGGCGACGTACGGCGGCCAGTCGCTGTCGGCGGTGGTGACGGTGGCCAATCGCCCGGCCATCAACCACCTGGTCATCAACGAGGTGGACTACGACCAGATCGGCACGGACACGAAGGAGTTCGTCGAAATCTACAACCCGACGGGGGGACCTGTTTCCCTGGCGAACACGTTCCTGGTGTTCGTCAACGGCGCGGTGAATCCTCCGGCGAGCTACCAGAAGATCGACCTCGCGGAGGTCGGTACGCTGGGCGCGGGTGAGTACCTGGTGGTGGGCTCGGCCGCGGTCGTCGGTCCCCTGGCGGGTCGTCCCGGGGTGAAGACCCTCCAGCGAGGGACCTCGGACTTCATCCAGAACGGCGGCAACGCGGCGAATCCCTCCGCGGACGCCGTGGCGCTCTACGACGGGGTCCAGGATGCGCTCATCGACTCGCTCTCCTACGAGGGTGCCATCATGCAGGCCACCATGGCGGGTTCCTCGAAGCGGTTCGACATGCAGGAGGGCACCACGAGCACGGCGGCCTTGGCGGACAGCAACACGATCGAAGGCTCGCTGTGCCGCGACGCGAACAGCACGGACACCGACGACAACGGGGTGGACTTCAAGTTCACCACCACCGTGACGCCGGGCGCGGCCAACATCATCACCGCCGCTCCCGCACCGTGA